A genome region from Microbacterium sp. CGR2 includes the following:
- a CDS encoding manganese catalase family protein, with protein MYFHVQEFINEIAQDEPDPAAANALQEGLGGQFGEMRTMMQYLFQSINFRGPSAKPYKDLIQGIGTEEISHVELIGTTISRLLDGSPEYKGKPTDPVDKPGSGGATPLNIALDTSNIHHYLVGAQGALPVDAAGNPWMGSYVYNSGNLVLDLLYNLMLESTGRLQKCRLYEMTDNKMARSTISYLIVRDQAHENAYAKALETLGVSWRTALPIPKTNAEKFPEVKKLLDLGLHSKQYSFDLTSQSEAGKIFQGASPSNDGTMLDATEQAPVGAPMTISPARLEEFSPGADADLRALIEATAAMEMADIDETFGRMK; from the coding sequence ATGTATTTCCACGTTCAGGAGTTCATCAACGAGATCGCACAGGACGAGCCGGATCCCGCCGCGGCCAACGCACTGCAGGAAGGGCTCGGCGGTCAGTTCGGCGAGATGCGAACGATGATGCAGTACCTGTTCCAGAGCATCAACTTCCGGGGACCGTCGGCCAAGCCGTACAAGGACCTGATCCAGGGGATCGGCACCGAGGAGATCAGCCACGTCGAGCTCATCGGCACGACCATCTCGCGGCTCCTCGACGGCTCACCCGAGTACAAGGGCAAGCCGACCGATCCGGTCGACAAGCCGGGATCGGGTGGCGCAACGCCCCTGAACATCGCGCTCGACACGAGCAACATCCACCACTACCTCGTGGGCGCACAGGGTGCACTTCCCGTAGACGCCGCCGGTAACCCATGGATGGGCAGCTACGTCTACAACTCGGGCAACCTCGTGCTCGACCTTCTCTACAACCTGATGCTCGAGTCCACCGGACGTCTGCAGAAGTGCCGCCTGTACGAGATGACCGACAACAAGATGGCGCGGAGCACGATCTCCTACCTGATCGTGCGCGACCAGGCTCACGAGAACGCCTACGCGAAGGCGCTCGAAACCCTCGGAGTGAGCTGGCGTACCGCGCTGCCGATTCCGAAGACGAATGCCGAGAAGTTCCCTGAGGTGAAGAAGCTTCTCGACCTGGGACTGCACAGCAAGCAGTACTCGTTCGACCTCACCTCGCAGTCGGAGGCCGGGAAGATCTTCCAGGGTGCGTCGCCGTCGAACGATGGGACGATGCTGGACGCGACAGAGCAGGCTCCGGTCGGCGCTCCGATGACGATCTCCCCCGCGCGGCTCGAAGAGTTCTCTCCCGGTGCGGATGCCGACCTGCGAGCGCTCATCGAGGCGACCGCAGCGATGGAGATGGCCGACATCGACGAGACGTTCGGCCGCATGAAGTGA
- a CDS encoding TetR/AcrR family transcriptional regulator — MDPRRSAPRSPRTRAERQRETREALVIAARESFARDGYHAASLEGIAADAGFSKGAVYSNFEGKAALFLAVMDDNLEKLRGSGWDPLSAVEADGTGEPKPAQDPHAARLVRGIGLATLEFIATAARDDDLISALRERMQVMIGAYERLATEARPAGENLPADDVARLMTALDQGVSVLALSGITSMDTDLMRAGLRRLSDPAAAASDPAPERHDGPVSFPGVELVHRLIREADGA; from the coding sequence ATGGATCCCCGCCGATCAGCTCCCCGCTCGCCGCGAACCCGCGCGGAACGCCAGCGCGAGACGCGCGAGGCGCTCGTCATCGCGGCACGGGAATCCTTCGCCCGGGACGGCTATCACGCGGCGAGCTTGGAGGGCATCGCCGCCGACGCCGGATTCTCCAAGGGGGCCGTCTACTCGAATTTCGAGGGCAAGGCCGCCCTTTTCCTCGCGGTGATGGACGACAACCTCGAGAAGCTCCGCGGCTCAGGGTGGGACCCGCTGTCGGCCGTCGAAGCAGACGGCACGGGGGAACCGAAACCTGCCCAGGACCCGCACGCCGCCCGATTGGTGCGAGGAATCGGCCTCGCAACGCTGGAGTTCATCGCGACGGCCGCTCGGGATGACGATCTCATCTCTGCACTCCGGGAGCGGATGCAGGTGATGATCGGGGCGTACGAGCGTCTCGCCACGGAGGCACGGCCGGCCGGCGAGAACCTTCCTGCCGACGACGTCGCCCGGCTGATGACCGCCCTCGATCAAGGCGTTTCGGTGCTGGCACTCAGTGGAATCACCTCGATGGACACCGACCTGATGCGCGCGGGACTTCGCCGACTCTCGGATCCCGCCGCCGCCGCATCCGACCCGGCCCCGGAGCGGCACGACGGGCCGGTGTCATTCCCCGGTGTGGAGCTGGTGCATCGGCTGATCCGTGAGGCCGACGGCGCCTGA
- the sigJ gene encoding RNA polymerase sigma factor SigJ produces MATLDVAAPHLRGLMFSIAYRMLGSVVEAEDVVQNAFLRMHQRSSESGPIDNMDAYVTTVTSRLAIDALRSARRVREVYVGPWLPEPLLVDDDDPSHRLEHDEALSVGVLTLLERLGPTERAVFVLRSAFDLDYTEIAEIVGKTDASCRQLMRRARQRLDGGKPRFDATQDERDRVMAAFATALRSGDVNAVVATLAPDVVALGDGGGRAPAIRKPITGAVNVARFLLGLARVADARGVTLEPVVVNGEHGLIARDAEGRVLSVLTVHVEPGAITMLTNQLNPDKLGHLGEVGDMYALLGA; encoded by the coding sequence ATGGCGACTCTCGATGTGGCGGCTCCTCACCTTCGCGGATTGATGTTCTCCATCGCGTACCGGATGCTCGGGAGCGTCGTCGAAGCCGAAGACGTCGTGCAGAACGCGTTCCTGCGGATGCATCAGCGGTCGTCGGAGAGCGGCCCGATCGACAACATGGACGCCTACGTGACGACCGTCACCTCCCGGCTCGCGATCGACGCGCTCCGCTCGGCGCGGCGGGTGCGCGAAGTCTACGTCGGACCCTGGCTTCCGGAGCCGCTGCTCGTCGACGACGATGACCCGTCACACCGCTTGGAACACGACGAGGCGCTCTCGGTCGGGGTGCTCACGCTGCTCGAGCGTCTCGGCCCGACGGAACGAGCCGTCTTCGTGCTGCGTTCCGCCTTCGACCTCGACTACACCGAGATCGCCGAGATCGTCGGTAAGACCGACGCCTCCTGCCGACAGCTCATGCGTCGGGCTCGCCAGCGTCTGGACGGAGGGAAACCGCGGTTCGATGCGACGCAGGATGAGCGTGACCGAGTCATGGCGGCCTTCGCCACTGCCCTTCGTTCTGGTGACGTGAACGCCGTCGTCGCCACGCTCGCGCCCGACGTCGTCGCGCTCGGTGACGGCGGCGGACGCGCTCCTGCCATCCGTAAGCCGATCACCGGCGCGGTGAATGTCGCACGGTTCCTTCTCGGTCTCGCCCGCGTCGCCGACGCGCGCGGAGTCACCCTCGAACCGGTGGTGGTCAACGGAGAACACGGACTCATCGCTCGTGACGCCGAAGGCCGGGTGCTCTCCGTCCTCACCGTGCACGTCGAGCCGGGCGCGATCACGATGCTGACGAATCAGCTGAACCCCGACAAGCTCGGCCACCTGGGCGAGGTCGGCGACATGTACGCCCTGCTCGGCGCCTGA
- a CDS encoding SDR family oxidoreductase, giving the protein MNTEIEPRRAIVTGADSGIGRAAAVALAAAGLDVGITWHSDSEGAEATAAEVRSHGARAVLAQLDVSDIPACGDVIDALADELGGLDVFVNNAGTGTNTPFLEITLEEWNRVFDTDLTGAFICLQRAARRMVAARRGGRLIAVTSVHAHQPMVGMSAYDAAKHGLDGLMKNLALELGSAGISAVSVAPGEIATPMTDQTDTDAFAEDRPGIPLGRPGDAREVGALIAFLASPEAAYISGTSIAIDGGMLQMGPQAGAAVQSHDWRSV; this is encoded by the coding sequence ATGAACACCGAAATCGAACCGCGCCGAGCCATCGTCACCGGCGCCGATTCCGGCATCGGCCGCGCGGCCGCGGTCGCACTCGCCGCGGCGGGCCTGGACGTCGGGATCACCTGGCACAGCGACAGCGAGGGCGCCGAGGCGACGGCAGCGGAGGTGCGCAGCCACGGCGCCAGGGCGGTGCTCGCCCAGCTCGACGTCTCGGACATCCCCGCCTGCGGAGACGTGATCGATGCGCTGGCCGATGAACTGGGCGGGCTCGACGTCTTCGTGAACAACGCCGGGACCGGCACGAACACCCCGTTCCTCGAGATCACCCTCGAGGAGTGGAACCGGGTGTTCGACACCGACCTCACCGGGGCCTTCATCTGTCTGCAGCGCGCGGCCCGCCGAATGGTCGCCGCACGCCGTGGTGGCCGCCTGATCGCCGTGACGAGCGTGCACGCGCATCAGCCGATGGTCGGAATGAGCGCGTACGACGCCGCGAAGCACGGCCTCGACGGTCTGATGAAGAACCTCGCGCTGGAGTTGGGCTCGGCGGGAATCAGTGCGGTGAGCGTCGCCCCGGGCGAGATCGCGACGCCCATGACGGATCAGACCGACACCGATGCCTTCGCGGAGGACCGACCCGGGATCCCCCTGGGCCGACCCGGCGATGCACGGGAAGTCGGTGCGCTGATCGCGTTCCTGGCGTCCCCGGAAGCGGCATACATCTCCGGAACGTCCATCGCGATCGATGGCGGCATGCTTCAGATGGGCCCGCAGGCAGGAGCAGCCGTGCAGAGCCACGACTGGCGGAGCGTCTGA
- a CDS encoding helix-turn-helix domain-containing protein: MPDGSLALIGPRLKSWRQKRSMTLAELSEATGISSSTLSRLEAGKRAPNLELVVPIAHALRLELDDIVPRKAPDPRVTRTTRRSGETWYETLSPDTSPVQTYKVTFPANPAGITAVPDPKVHDGQEWLYVLSGHLRLVLGEQDLTLGPGEAAEFDTRVPHWLSATGAGPAEVLSIFSKEGKRIHLRARPSSTAGPDRS; this comes from the coding sequence GTGCCCGATGGATCCCTTGCTCTCATCGGACCGCGTCTGAAGAGCTGGCGACAGAAGCGCAGCATGACGCTCGCCGAGCTGTCGGAGGCGACCGGCATCTCGTCGAGCACCCTGTCGCGACTGGAGGCGGGTAAGCGCGCACCGAACCTCGAACTGGTGGTCCCCATCGCTCACGCCCTGCGCCTCGAACTCGACGACATCGTTCCGCGGAAGGCGCCGGACCCCCGCGTGACGCGCACCACCCGGCGGAGCGGCGAGACCTGGTACGAGACGCTGTCGCCCGACACCAGCCCCGTGCAGACCTACAAGGTCACCTTCCCCGCCAACCCGGCCGGGATCACCGCCGTCCCCGACCCGAAGGTGCACGACGGGCAGGAATGGCTGTACGTGCTCTCGGGGCATCTTCGCCTCGTGCTGGGGGAGCAGGATCTCACCTTGGGGCCCGGGGAAGCCGCGGAATTCGACACGCGGGTTCCGCACTGGCTGTCGGCGACCGGGGCGGGACCGGCCGAGGTGCTGTCGATCTTCAGCAAGGAGGGCAAGCGCATCCATCTCCGCGCTCGCCCCTCCTCTACTGCGGGGCCAGATCGCTCCTGA
- a CDS encoding aminoglycoside phosphotransferase family protein: MIDSPLVEALIAEQFPQWQDLPVRQVLPGGWDNRTFRLGDDLSVRLPSSEGYVLQVEKEQRWLPVLGPRLPLAIPEPVGIGRASERFPHPWSVYRWLPGRPPEREQVADDVTLAAALADFLVALQRADAAGGPLPGPHNFLRGDSPRVYEADTLRAIEALGATIDAPAVREVWQAATATTWQEPAVWFHGDVSEGNLLVDDGGRLSAVIDFGTAGIGDPACDLVVAFTTMRGEAREAFREHRGLDGDTWARARGWAIWKALIVAAGFAGSHSPESEVRRARRTIDEVLEDHRRTR; the protein is encoded by the coding sequence GTGATCGACTCCCCGCTGGTCGAAGCTCTCATCGCCGAGCAGTTCCCCCAGTGGCAGGATCTGCCGGTCCGGCAGGTGCTCCCCGGCGGCTGGGACAATCGCACGTTCCGGCTCGGCGACGACCTCAGCGTGAGGTTGCCGAGCAGCGAAGGGTACGTGCTGCAGGTCGAGAAGGAGCAGCGCTGGCTTCCCGTCCTCGGCCCTCGACTTCCGCTCGCGATTCCGGAGCCGGTCGGCATCGGGCGAGCGAGCGAGCGGTTCCCGCATCCGTGGTCCGTGTACCGCTGGCTGCCGGGCCGGCCGCCGGAGCGGGAACAGGTCGCCGACGATGTCACGCTCGCGGCAGCGCTGGCCGATTTCCTCGTCGCACTGCAAAGAGCGGATGCCGCGGGCGGGCCGCTCCCGGGACCGCACAACTTCCTGCGCGGCGACTCCCCTCGGGTGTACGAGGCGGACACGCTTCGCGCCATCGAAGCCCTCGGCGCCACGATCGACGCGCCCGCCGTGCGCGAGGTCTGGCAGGCCGCGACGGCGACGACCTGGCAGGAGCCTGCGGTCTGGTTCCACGGCGACGTGAGCGAGGGCAACCTTCTCGTCGACGACGGCGGCCGGCTCAGCGCGGTCATCGACTTCGGGACGGCAGGCATCGGAGATCCGGCCTGCGACCTCGTGGTCGCGTTCACGACGATGCGCGGCGAGGCCAGGGAGGCCTTCCGCGAGCACCGCGGACTCGACGGCGACACGTGGGCGAGAGCACGGGGCTGGGCGATCTGGAAGGCGCTGATCGTGGCCGCAGGCTTCGCCGGCTCCCATTCGCCCGAGTCCGAGGTGCGGCGCGCGCGACGCACGATCGACGAGGTGCTCGAGGACCATCGACGCACGCGCTGA
- a CDS encoding NAD(P)/FAD-dependent oxidoreductase: MTHHSAASIPGLTSSSWDVIILGGGAAGLSAALILARARRRVLVLDAQEPRNRFAPHMHGVLSRDGYSPLDLVADGYREVRAADGVIENARAVEARALPEGFEVVTDTGARITGRRLIVATGSRDVLPDIPGLSEQWGRGVVACPYCDGYEASGRAIGVLLGSTMGVHKAHMLRSYSSDITVFTALTGPLPDAERRVLEQRGMRLEDRAVSHVVTDGDRLTGLALSDGEIAPVDVVFAEPTLVALDEPLRQLGAATTETPLGPWTAVDAFGRTSVPGVWAVGNSANPGALVPIAMGSGATAALTVNGEFIAEEVAAASASLTEDQEVHA; this comes from the coding sequence ATGACCCACCACTCCGCAGCATCCATCCCCGGCCTCACTTCTTCGAGCTGGGACGTCATCATCCTCGGCGGTGGCGCCGCCGGCCTGAGCGCCGCCCTCATCCTCGCTCGCGCTCGCCGTCGCGTTCTCGTACTCGACGCTCAGGAGCCGCGCAATCGGTTCGCGCCCCACATGCACGGAGTGCTGAGCCGCGACGGCTACTCCCCTCTCGATCTGGTCGCTGACGGCTACCGCGAGGTGCGCGCGGCGGACGGCGTCATCGAGAACGCGCGCGCCGTGGAGGCACGCGCCCTCCCCGAAGGATTCGAGGTCGTCACCGACACCGGTGCCCGCATCACCGGACGCCGCCTCATCGTCGCGACGGGGTCCCGCGACGTGTTGCCGGACATCCCCGGCCTGAGCGAACAGTGGGGTCGCGGTGTCGTCGCCTGCCCGTACTGCGACGGATACGAAGCATCCGGCCGCGCAATCGGCGTACTCCTCGGGTCGACGATGGGTGTGCACAAAGCACACATGTTGCGCTCCTACTCGAGCGACATCACGGTGTTCACCGCATTGACGGGGCCGCTCCCCGACGCGGAACGACGGGTCCTCGAGCAGCGCGGGATGCGACTGGAGGACCGGGCGGTCAGCCATGTCGTCACCGACGGCGACCGATTGACCGGGCTCGCCCTGTCTGACGGCGAGATCGCGCCGGTCGACGTGGTGTTCGCCGAGCCGACGCTGGTCGCGCTCGACGAGCCGTTGCGGCAACTCGGCGCAGCGACCACCGAAACACCTCTCGGCCCGTGGACTGCCGTCGACGCCTTCGGACGGACGAGCGTTCCCGGGGTCTGGGCCGTCGGCAACTCCGCCAACCCCGGTGCGCTGGTTCCGATCGCGATGGGCTCCGGCGCGACCGCGGCGCTGACCGTGAACGGCGAGTTCATCGCCGAAGAGGTGGCTGCAGCATCCGCTTCGCTCACCGAAGATCAGGAGGTTCACGCATGA
- a CDS encoding sensor histidine kinase, with product MSPETPPARHRWRAWPRIDTVVALIALVILLPSTIALMTDPSARPAVPIVALTAILYVFLHLASLVAVRRPVLAIAVASAVMCALVLVPGIRAISGALLPSAAAYLLVIAQVAIQTGRVFRTVALASGVFGALVVAAAETQFEDPMLRVGAFVGLSGAIAAAWAIGLLVRMRRVQAQERLTARVSQAIADERIRINRDLHDIVAHSMTVMIAQAEVAQALRDEDPEISRAALRTVIDTGREALRGMRSVVADDAPREPLPTVASLDSLFASVRSPSVDVRVEESGARTELRPDAAVALHHSVREALTNSVRHATPPVRVDVRLEWKADAVLARIADDGGQGPTRSDLGSGVGLVSISERVRLAGGALTAEEGDSGGWVVTVDLPTEGSVG from the coding sequence ATGTCGCCCGAGACCCCGCCAGCGCGTCACCGCTGGCGCGCGTGGCCGCGCATCGACACCGTCGTCGCACTCATCGCACTGGTGATTCTTCTGCCTTCGACCATCGCGTTGATGACCGACCCGTCCGCCCGCCCTGCGGTGCCGATCGTCGCGCTCACCGCGATTCTGTACGTCTTTCTCCACCTGGCTTCCCTGGTCGCGGTGCGGCGGCCCGTCCTCGCCATCGCGGTCGCCAGTGCCGTGATGTGCGCGCTCGTCCTCGTGCCCGGTATCCGCGCCATCTCGGGCGCGCTGCTTCCTTCGGCTGCCGCCTATCTGCTCGTCATCGCGCAGGTCGCGATCCAGACGGGACGGGTCTTTCGGACCGTCGCCCTCGCCAGTGGCGTGTTCGGCGCGTTGGTCGTCGCAGCGGCGGAGACGCAGTTCGAAGACCCCATGCTGCGGGTGGGTGCGTTCGTCGGACTCAGTGGCGCGATCGCTGCGGCATGGGCGATCGGGCTGCTGGTGAGGATGCGTCGGGTGCAGGCGCAGGAGCGGCTGACGGCGCGCGTCTCCCAGGCCATCGCCGACGAGCGGATTCGGATCAACCGTGACCTGCACGACATCGTCGCCCATTCGATGACCGTCATGATCGCGCAGGCGGAGGTCGCGCAGGCCCTGCGCGATGAGGATCCGGAGATCAGTCGAGCCGCGTTGCGCACCGTCATCGACACGGGTCGGGAAGCGCTTCGGGGCATGCGGTCGGTCGTCGCAGACGACGCGCCACGAGAGCCGCTCCCCACCGTGGCATCGCTCGACTCGCTCTTCGCGAGCGTACGCAGCCCGTCGGTCGATGTGCGCGTCGAGGAGTCGGGTGCGCGAACGGAGCTCCGCCCGGATGCTGCCGTCGCGCTGCATCACTCGGTGCGGGAGGCGCTCACGAACTCCGTTCGACATGCGACGCCCCCGGTGCGCGTCGACGTGCGTCTGGAGTGGAAAGCGGATGCCGTCCTCGCCAGGATCGCCGACGACGGGGGACAGGGACCCACCAGGAGCGATCTGGGCAGCGGGGTCGGTCTCGTCAGCATCAGCGAGCGCGTCCGGCTCGCGGGTGGAGCGCTCACGGCAGAAGAAGGCGATTCCGGCGGATGGGTCGTCACAGTGGACCTGCCCACCGAAGGGAGCGTCGGATGA
- a CDS encoding ABC transporter ATP-binding protein/permease, with the protein MNEAVLEVDDLTRRFGKVVANAGIGMRVDAGQVVGLLGHNGAGKTTLVSQIVGLLRPHSGSIRVAGIDAVAAPAAARRRVALQPQAQAPLDGLTPKAAIEIAGRLRGMSRSDARASARRLAEELDIGEWFHRRATPDGDLSGGVRRLTAFAMAAVAPVPLVVLDEPTNDVDAARRRRLWKIVRRLGDEGAGVLLVTHNVVEAERVVDSLVVLDRGAVVATGSPSRLRGSGDQDLQLELSLHPEGEDPSVSPSAISVPITRRPRGPTGAADALGRRRRSGGPLGHRAPKGGSRRELCAGPRDLGRCLSRRHSIRRHPRDRPEERRRLMTEQATASRPTAHATVVPHAGVWVGYSALLRWTMAQVGPMLPFVIVVQSVLAAGIIIGFGLLIPGIDTATAQFLSTGAPTVLLMIVGLVMVATGVAQARTSGTFTYLRALPVPRALVLLADLTVWLAVSLPGVAVSVIVAQLRYGFSYSIDWPLLLVASALTAVTATGIGYAIAVTLPPMLTQLVTQVLVFFVMLFSPVTFPASQLPDWFQAVHDVLPFRPAADLIRAGLLADTYTAGWRDFVVLTVWCAVALAISIRAMVRRG; encoded by the coding sequence ATGAACGAAGCAGTGCTGGAAGTAGACGACCTCACGAGACGATTCGGCAAGGTCGTGGCCAACGCAGGGATCGGGATGAGAGTGGACGCGGGGCAGGTGGTCGGTCTGCTCGGGCACAACGGTGCGGGCAAGACGACGCTGGTCTCGCAGATCGTCGGCCTGCTGCGACCGCACAGCGGATCGATCCGTGTGGCGGGCATCGATGCCGTCGCGGCCCCAGCCGCCGCACGCCGTCGCGTCGCGCTCCAGCCCCAGGCGCAGGCGCCGCTCGACGGTCTCACTCCGAAAGCCGCGATCGAGATCGCCGGCCGGTTGCGGGGCATGTCACGCAGCGACGCCAGAGCATCAGCACGACGACTGGCTGAGGAGCTCGACATCGGTGAGTGGTTCCACCGTCGAGCGACCCCCGACGGCGACCTCTCCGGGGGTGTGCGACGCCTCACCGCCTTCGCGATGGCCGCTGTCGCCCCGGTGCCGCTGGTCGTCCTGGATGAGCCCACCAACGACGTCGACGCGGCGCGACGTCGACGCCTGTGGAAGATCGTTCGCCGCCTCGGAGACGAGGGTGCAGGGGTGCTGCTGGTCACCCACAACGTCGTGGAAGCCGAGCGCGTCGTCGACTCCCTCGTCGTGCTCGATCGGGGTGCCGTCGTCGCGACGGGATCCCCCAGCCGTCTCCGGGGGTCGGGTGACCAGGATCTGCAACTCGAGCTCTCTCTGCACCCCGAGGGCGAGGACCCGTCCGTGTCGCCGTCGGCCATATCGGTCCCGATCACGCGCCGTCCGCGCGGGCCGACGGGTGCTGCTGACGCTCTCGGCCGTCGACGCCGAAGCGGCGGTCCGCTGGGCCACAGAGCTCCGAAGGGCGGATCGCGTCGAGAGCTATGCGCTGGCCCCCGCGACCTTGGAAGATGCCTATCTCGCCGCCACAGCATCCGCCGACACCCGCGCGATCGCCCGGAAGAAAGAAGACGACTGATGACCGAGCAGGCGACCGCCTCACGCCCCACCGCACACGCGACGGTCGTGCCGCACGCCGGAGTCTGGGTCGGCTACAGCGCGCTGCTGCGCTGGACGATGGCGCAGGTGGGGCCCATGCTTCCGTTCGTCATCGTCGTCCAGTCGGTGCTCGCCGCCGGGATCATCATCGGATTCGGCCTGCTGATCCCGGGCATCGACACCGCGACCGCGCAGTTCCTGTCCACCGGGGCTCCCACGGTGCTCCTCATGATCGTCGGTCTCGTGATGGTCGCGACCGGGGTCGCCCAGGCGCGGACCAGCGGCACCTTCACGTATCTGCGCGCATTGCCGGTGCCGCGGGCTCTCGTCCTCCTCGCCGATCTGACCGTGTGGCTCGCCGTCTCACTGCCCGGCGTCGCCGTCTCCGTGATCGTGGCACAGCTGCGGTACGGCTTCAGCTATTCCATCGACTGGCCGCTTCTCCTGGTCGCATCCGCCCTGACGGCCGTGACCGCGACCGGGATCGGCTACGCGATCGCCGTCACCCTGCCACCGATGCTCACGCAGCTCGTCACCCAGGTGCTCGTGTTCTTCGTCATGCTCTTCTCGCCGGTCACCTTCCCCGCGAGCCAGCTTCCCGACTGGTTCCAAGCGGTCCACGACGTGCTGCCGTTCCGACCGGCCGCCGATCTCATCAGAGCCGGGCTGCTGGCCGACACCTATACCGCCGGCTGGCGCGACTTCGTCGTTCTGACGGTGTGGTGCGCCGTCGCGCTCGCGATCAGCATCCGCGCCATGGTCCGGCGGGGCTGA
- a CDS encoding cyclopropane-fatty-acyl-phospholipid synthase family protein: MTHAHDDAITDPEEFWETRYLNRRGESGRMWSGRVNATIAHQVADVTPGTALELGSGEGADALWLAAEGWTVTAVDISGRALAVGAAEAERQGLADRIEWVQADLATWQPPAEYDLVTSAFLHSPVELPREAILRRAAAAVAPGGRLLVVGHGAFPPGSHPEHDVEDAPPLPTPDEVLAALELPRGWEVETNALVDRVAKWRDGTDVTLTDSVLRVRRVR, encoded by the coding sequence ATGACGCACGCACATGATGACGCGATCACCGACCCGGAGGAGTTCTGGGAGACGCGGTACCTCAACCGGCGCGGAGAGAGCGGGCGAATGTGGAGCGGTCGCGTCAATGCGACCATCGCCCACCAGGTCGCCGACGTGACCCCCGGCACCGCACTCGAGCTCGGAAGCGGCGAGGGGGCGGATGCCCTGTGGCTCGCGGCCGAGGGCTGGACGGTGACCGCGGTCGACATCTCGGGCAGGGCTCTGGCGGTCGGGGCCGCCGAGGCCGAGCGGCAAGGACTCGCCGACCGCATCGAGTGGGTGCAAGCCGATCTGGCCACGTGGCAGCCACCAGCCGAGTACGACCTGGTGACGTCCGCATTCCTGCACTCCCCCGTCGAGTTGCCGCGGGAGGCGATCCTGCGCCGGGCTGCGGCCGCCGTCGCACCGGGCGGACGGCTGCTCGTCGTCGGCCATGGCGCCTTCCCGCCCGGATCGCATCCCGAGCACGACGTCGAGGATGCGCCACCGCTGCCGACCCCCGACGAGGTGCTCGCAGCGCTCGAACTCCCCCGCGGCTGGGAAGTCGAGACGAACGCGCTCGTCGACCGGGTGGCGAAGTGGCGAGACGGAACTGATGTGACGCTGACCGACAGCGTGCTGCGGGTGCGGCGAGTGCGATAG
- a CDS encoding response regulator transcription factor translates to MSVRVLIVDDQALFREAVAVMLARDERIAHVAAVASGEAAIEHVRANSVDVVLMDIRMPEMDGIAATREVLRVRPSIRVLILTTFDLDEYVFAAIREGASGFLTKDSGAADLADAAVAVAAGESVMSARATAALIAFVRSGPPPVTASGDPLALLSAREQDVARALATGASNDDIARELFLSANTVKTHVKAVLAKLGVPDRVHVVIWAYETGVLRPGG, encoded by the coding sequence ATGAGCGTTCGTGTGCTGATCGTCGACGATCAGGCTCTGTTCCGTGAAGCCGTCGCGGTGATGCTCGCGCGCGACGAGCGCATCGCCCACGTCGCGGCCGTCGCCTCGGGTGAGGCGGCCATCGAACACGTGCGCGCGAACAGTGTCGATGTCGTGCTGATGGACATCCGGATGCCGGAGATGGACGGGATCGCCGCCACCCGTGAGGTGCTGCGGGTGCGGCCATCCATTCGAGTTCTCATCCTCACCACCTTCGACCTCGACGAGTATGTCTTCGCCGCCATCCGGGAGGGCGCCAGCGGATTTCTGACGAAGGACTCCGGCGCGGCGGACCTCGCCGACGCGGCGGTCGCCGTAGCCGCCGGGGAGTCGGTCATGTCGGCGAGGGCGACGGCGGCGCTGATCGCCTTCGTGCGCTCCGGACCGCCGCCCGTCACGGCATCCGGCGATCCTCTCGCCCTTCTGAGCGCACGAGAGCAGGACGTCGCGCGCGCGCTCGCCACCGGCGCGTCCAACGATGACATCGCTCGGGAACTGTTCCTCTCGGCGAACACGGTGAAGACTCACGTGAAAGCCGTACTCGCCAAACTCGGTGTCCCGGATCGGGTGCACGTGGTCATCTGGGCATACGAGACGGGTGTGCTGCGCCCCGGCGGATGA